In one Anaerolineales bacterium genomic region, the following are encoded:
- the cobO gene encoding cob(I)yrinic acid a,c-diamide adenosyltransferase: MTQSEPKTGRSAQGRVLVNTGEGKGKTSAAVGVLLRAWGRGLRVCMIQFIKSADVGSGEAQAAAKLGIEWHISGDGYVWPDRDAEGSKRCAERGWQTAREKISGGEYDLVILDEFTFPLHFGWLDPAGVVDWLARNKPPRMHLIVTGRYAPAALIEYADTVTEMKLIKHAYDQGIQGQPGIEF; the protein is encoded by the coding sequence ATGACGCAGAGTGAACCGAAAACCGGCCGCTCCGCGCAAGGGCGGGTTTTGGTGAACACCGGGGAGGGCAAGGGCAAAACCAGCGCCGCGGTCGGAGTCCTCCTGCGGGCGTGGGGCCGCGGGTTGCGCGTGTGCATGATCCAATTCATCAAGTCCGCCGATGTCGGCTCGGGCGAGGCGCAGGCCGCCGCCAAGCTGGGGATCGAGTGGCACATCAGCGGCGACGGCTACGTCTGGCCCGACAGGGATGCGGAGGGATCCAAGCGCTGCGCGGAACGGGGCTGGCAGACGGCGCGGGAAAAAATCTCCGGCGGGGAATACGATCTGGTCATCCTTGACGAGTTCACCTTTCCCCTGCATTTCGGCTGGCTGGATCCCGCCGGGGTTGTCGATTGGCTGGCGCGCAACAAGCCGCCGCGGATGCACCTGATCGTTACCGGCAGGTACGCCCCCGCGGCGCTGATCGAGTACGCCGATACCGTGACCGAGATGAAGCTCATCAAGCACGCCTACGATCAGGGGATCCAAGGGCAGCCGGGAATCGAATTTTAG